A genome region from Cinclus cinclus chromosome 29, bCinCin1.1, whole genome shotgun sequence includes the following:
- the BMP10 gene encoding bone morphogenetic protein 10 — protein MDSVVLLLWAVLSLLVHLAACSPILSLEHSSLEEDVPLFDEILSEQDGVDFNTLLQNMKNEFLKTLNLSDIPLHESAKVDPPEYMLELYNRFATDRTSMPSANIIRSFKNEDLDSHPIGITGTRKYPLLFNISIPHHEEITMAELRLYTLVERDQRLYEGLDRKVTIFEVLENIHMGAGEERKMVALASRHIYGTSSEWESFEVTEAIRRWRRAGLTTHRLEVHIESREGEEQNGEGKLDIDINSEAKHVPLLVVYSDDQSNDKKEEKEELNEMIDHEQLLDLENLEVGNFHDQPGEEALLQMRSNIIYDSTARIRRNAKGNYCKKTPLYIDFKEIGWDSWIIAPAGYEAYECHGVCAYPLTEHVTPTKHAIVKTLVHLKNPQKASKACCVPTKLDPISILYLDAGVVTYKFKYEGMVVSECGCR, from the exons ATGGATTCTGTTGttctcctgctctgggctgtcCTCTCTCTCCTGGTTCACCTTGCAgcctgcagtcccatcctcaGCTTGGAGCACTCTTCCCTGGAGGAAGATGTGCCTCTTTTTGATGAGATCCTCTCTGAGCAAGATGGAGTTGATTTCAACACGCTGCTCCAGAACATGAAAAATGAGTTTTTGAAGACGTTGAACCTCTCTGACATCCCTCTACACGAGTCAGCCAAGGTGGACCCACCAGAGTACATGCTAGAACTGTACAACAGGTTTGCCACAGATAGGACATCGATGCCTTCTGCAAACATCATAAGGAGCTTCAAAAATGAAG ACTTGGATTCCCACCCTATTGGCATTACGGGAACTCGGAAATACCCACTCCTGTTCAACATTTCCATCCCTCACCATGAGGAAATCACCATGGCAGAGCTGAGGCTCTACACCCTGGTAGAGAGGGACCAGAGGCTCTACGAAGGGCTTGACAGGAAGGTGACCATTTTTGAAGTGCTGGAGAACATCCACATGGGGGctggggaagagaggaagaTGGTGGCCCTGGCCTCCAGGCACATCTACGGCACGAGCAGCGAGTGGGAGAGCTTTGAGGTGACTGAGGCCATCCGGCGCTGGCGCAGGGCAGGGCTGACCACGCACCGGCTGGAAGTTCACAttgagagcagggaaggggaggagcaGAACGGGGAAGGGAAACTCGATATCGACATTAACTCTGAGGCCAAGCACGTGCCCCTGTTAGTTGTGTATTCTGACGACCAAAGCAATGacaaaaaggaggagaaggaagagctgaaCGAGATGATAGACCACGAGCAGCTCCTGGACCTGGAGAACCTGGAGGTCGGTAATTTCCACGACCAGCCCGGGGAGGAGGCGCTGCTCCAGATGCGCTCCAACATCATTTACGACTCCACCGCCCGCATCCGGAGGAATGCCAAAGGCAACTACTGCAAAAAGACTCCGCTTTACATCGACTTCAAGGAGATTGGCTGGGACTCCTGGATCATTGCCCCAGCGGGGTACGAAGCTTATGAGTGCCATGGGGTGTGTGCCTACCCCTTGACAGAGCACGTCACACCAACCAAACATGCCATAGTCAAGACTTTGGTTCACCTGAAGAACCCCCAGAAAGCCTCCAAGGCCTGCTGCGTGCCCACCAAACTCGACCCCATCTCTATCCTCTACCTGGATGCAGGGGTGGTCACCTACAAGTTCAAGTACGAGGGCATGGTGGTGTCAGAATGTGGCTGCAGATAG